From the genome of Eublepharis macularius isolate TG4126 chromosome 12, MPM_Emac_v1.0, whole genome shotgun sequence, one region includes:
- the TCAP gene encoding telethonin: MHGKSVVLRSSGNLTAAELGCQVSERDTSRKESFTAEWKDLSLTTRPEEGWSWSEADRRRKETYHQQQEARVVVQRSPWGILRLGLLGEPLTSYHLPYQRALPLPIFTPVKLSSKAERELTPTPSESVESLPATGVCLDKTPLVEITKELPLVIQPSRPDFRKAGLPRSLSRSMSQDAQRG; the protein is encoded by the exons ATGCACGGCAAGAGCGTGGTCCTTCGCAGCTCCGGGAACCTGACTGCAGCTGAACTGGGTTGCCAAGTATCTGAGAGGGATACATCACGGAAAGAATCCTTCACTGCCGAATGGAAAGACCTGTCTCTTACCACCAGGCCGGAGGAAGG CTGGTCTTGGTCTGAGGCAGACAGGCGGCGCAAGGAAACCTACCACCAGCAACAGGAGGCCCGGGTCGTGGTGCAGCGGTCTCCATGGGGCATCCTCCGTCTAGGGCTTCTGGGTGAACCCCTGACCTCCTACCATCTGCCGTACCAGCGGGCCTTGCCCTTGCCCATCTTTACTCCTGTCAAGCTGAGCAGCAAGGCTGAGCGGGAGCTGACGCCAACGCCTTCCGAGTCGGTGGAGTCATTGCCAGCCACTGGTGTGTGTCTTGACAAAACGCCCCTGGTTGAGATCACCAAGGAATTGCCTCTTGTTATTCAGCCCAGCCGCCCTGACTTCAGAAAAGCAGGCCTACCCCGCTCATTGTCCCGTTCCATGTCTCAAGATGCCCAGAGGGGTTGA
- the PNMT gene encoding phenylethanolamine N-methyltransferase: protein MSTTGVSAVAQSYQMFNPRAYLQNNYMPPRANFASEDFVVPWKLRCLADAFATGEVCGHTLIDIGTGPTIYQLLSACDFFEEIVATDYLEVNRDVIHSWVRGEDPCAFDWSPYIQHVCRIEGKGEPWKEKEQKLKKKLKKIFPIDVHQHNPLGSLLSQPADALVSSFCLEAVSPDRQSFDQALQNVTTLLKPGGHFLMIGALEESFYLAGEAKLQVVPVSERDVQEAFAKSGYCIRNFRSYTMPPSLKIGVDDVQGVFFIHAQKST, encoded by the exons ATGAGCACCACCGGAGTGTCAGCTGTGGCACAAAGCTACCAGATGTTCAACCCCAGGGCCTACTTGCAGAACAACTACATGCCACCTCGTGCCAACTTTGCCAGCGAGGACTTTGTGGTGCCCTGGAAGCTCCGTTGCCTGGCAGATGCCTTTGCcacag GGGAAGTCTGTGGCCATACTCTGATTGACATTGGCACAGGGCCCACCATCTACCAGCTCCTCAGCGCCTGCGATTTCTTTGAGGAGATTGTGGCCACCGATTACTTGGAAGTCAACCGGGATGTGATCCACAGTTGGGTGCGCGGTGAAGACCCTTGTGCCTTTGACTGGTCTCCCTACATCCAGCACGTTTGTAGGATTGAGGGCAAGGG GGAGCCATGGAAGGAGAAAGAGCAGAAACTCAAAAAGAAACTGAAGAAGATCTTTCCCATTGATGTCCACCAACACAACCCACTGGGTTCTTTGCTCAGCCAACCCGCTGACGCCTTGGTTTCCTCTTTCTGCCTGGAGGCAGTAAGCCCAGATCGGCAGAGCTTTGACCAAGCCTTACAGAATGTCACTACCCTCCTCAAGCCTGGTGGCCACTTCCTCATGATCGGGGCTTTGGAAGAGTCCTTCTACTTGGCTGGAGAAGCCAAACTACAGGTGGTGCCTGTGAGTGAAAGGGATGTCCAGGAAGCCTTTGCCAAGAGCGGCTACTGCATCCGCAACTTCCGCTCCTACACCATGCCACCCAGCCTGAAGATTGGTGTGGATGACGTGCAGGGGGTCTTCTTCATCCATGCACAGAAGTCCACCTGA